The Paenibacillus sp. genome has a segment encoding these proteins:
- a CDS encoding group 1 truncated hemoglobin, with amino-acid sequence MVTQVTLYEKLGGAQAVSAVVDIFYEKVLADERIRSFFAGTNMDNLRKHQTAFISYALGGPQYTGRSMETAHAGLNLQQEHWDAVVELLVASLQEAGVGSEDIDTIASALTPLKPHILGK; translated from the coding sequence ATGGTGACCCAAGTTACGCTTTATGAAAAGTTGGGCGGCGCGCAGGCGGTTTCGGCCGTCGTGGACATTTTTTACGAAAAGGTGCTCGCCGACGAACGCATTCGTTCATTTTTTGCCGGCACGAACATGGACAACCTCCGGAAGCATCAAACCGCGTTCATCTCCTACGCGCTCGGCGGTCCGCAGTACACCGGACGGTCGATGGAGACGGCGCATGCGGGATTGAACTTGCAGCAGGAGCATTGGGATGCGGTCGTTGAGCTGTTGGTCGCTTCCTTGCAGGAAGCAGGCGTCGGCAGCGAAGACATCGACACGATCGCGTCGGCGTTGACGCCGTTGAAGCCGCACATTCTCGGGAAATAA